The proteins below are encoded in one region of Oncorhynchus gorbuscha isolate QuinsamMale2020 ecotype Even-year linkage group LG01, OgorEven_v1.0, whole genome shotgun sequence:
- the LOC123993454 gene encoding SWI/SNF-related matrix-associated actin-dependent regulator of chromatin subfamily A-like protein 1, whose protein sequence is MSSSLTAEQQQKIEENKRRALAIRAQRQAAQSNNQTPISGLNNPASAPQQGINTHSGPPSNSTPRPGLTHHPPNTVLQNYVPRGQDRRPNQLFSSPRDKSGQNSPFSNTATKQIKVIDPLPLPKGQHSLKGLDVSTGGSPSVFKPLQPKTTGCPSSSVSGSSTGTGSSYGAKSSSSSSSSSSSGQNVSSVFKPPQLNKAVLPGPYPTSTSATGSFSVSKPHPKTSSSGLSSHSGSAIGSFYKQGTKHGATSPSVQSAVPSSGTDVSNSLPGKGPTVTVRGKCVSHSEERFRVEVGYHAELIAVFKNIPSRNYDPATKMWNFSLQDYRQLMEESGSISCICLKPLVGGIDVAPASSRSCDTAALGALLKLCSGWQRPGATVQGHATLVSRSRFEVDVGYHVDVIAAFKQMPSKNYDMKTRKWSFLLEDYKRLMDGLGAIPSVEIEPLPRGVIQVFSALFEGSQTWPSEVPEADLSSIDPSLTGRLMPFQRDGVNFAVSKDGRLLLADDMGLGKTVQAICIAAYYRKEWPLLVVAPSSVRFTWAEVQSHLLLAVATCDLLLLPCPDPQSSTGSGCPSLFPHFLTLGPGINVILPWGWDYSGSSNLGELKLMLEESLMLRRLKSEVLSQLPAKQRKVVTVTTDGINTRIKAALSAAAKDLAKGQHNNNKMKQSLLVFFNHTAEAKIKAIMEYIMDMLECGREKFLVFAHHKLVLDFITKELGEKGIDYIRIDGSTPSLERQQLCDRFQFTDKSCVAVLSITAANMGITLHSAALVVFAELFWNPGIMIQAEDRVHRIGQTSNVDIHYLVAKGTADDYLWPMIQEKMHVLEQVGLSESNLSEKAESASFHSKDSQQRRITEMFQRSFTEGEDDMDEALLLEAVGAWDDPSNQTGCDVEESPSKKRRIEDYFGR, encoded by the exons ATGTCTAGCTCTTTAACGGCAGAGCAGCAGCAGAAGATAGAGGAGAACAAACGGAGAGCTTTAGCGATTAGAGCACAGAGACAGGCTGCTCAGTCTAACAACCAGACGCCCATATCAGGGCTCAACAACCCTGCCAGTGCTCCTCAGCAAGGCATTAACACTCACTCTGGTCCACCTTCTAACTCAACTCCCCGACCAGGACTAACTCATCATCCACCTAATACTGTGCTTCAGAATTATGTTCCACGGGGTCAAGACAGGAGACCTAACCAGTTGTTTTCTAGCCCAAGGGACAAGTCTGGACAGAATTCACCATTCTCCAATACTGCCACTAAACAG ATTAAAGTAATAGACCCACTACCTCTCCCAAAGGGACAACATTCATTGAAAGGGTTAGATGTGTCTACAGGAGGAAGCCCCTCAGTGTTCAAACCACTTCAGCCAAAGACAACAGGTTGCCCATCATCTTCTGTTTCTGGAAGTTCCACTGGTACTGGTAGTTCATATGGAGCcaagtcatcatcatcatcatcatcatcatcatcatcaggccagAACGTCTCCTCTGTGTTCAAACCTCCACAGCTGAATAAAGCAGTGTTACCTGGTCCGTATCCTACTTCTACAAGTGCAACTGGCAGTTTCTCTGTTTCTAAACCTCATCCAAAGACCTCTTCTTCTGGGCTGTCTTCCCATTCTGGAAGTGCCATTGGTAGTTTCTATAAACAAGGAACCAAACATGGAGCCACATCACCATCTGTCCAGAGTGCTGTTCCCTCCAGCGGTACTGATGTTAGTAACTCTCTACCTGGGAAGGGCCCTACCGTCACAGTCAGAGGGAAATGTGTCTCTCACTCAGAGGAGCGGTTCAGAGTGGAAGTCGGTTACCACGCTGAGCTGATTGCTGTGTTCAAAAACATCCCTTCTCGGAACTATG ACCCTGCTACCAAGATGTGGAACTTCAGCCTTCAGGACTATCGTCAGCTGA TGGAGGAGTCTGGCTCCATCTCCTGTATATGTCTGAAACCTCTGGTGGGAGGTATTGACGTGGCGCCGGCGTCTAGCCGGTCCTGTGACACTGCTGCGCTTGGGGCCCTGCTGAAGCTGTGTAGTGGCTGGCAGAGACCAGGGGCCACCGTACAGGGCCACGCCACCCTGGTGTCACGATCACGCTTCGAGGTTGACGTTGGGTACCATGTTGACGTCATCGCTGCTTTCAAACAGATGCCTTCCAAGAACTATG ATATGAAGACAAGAAAGTGGAGTTTCTTGCTTGAGGATTATAAAAGACTTA TGGATGGTCTCGGTGCCATTCCATCAGTAGAGATTGAGCCTCTCCCTAGAGGTGTGATCCAGGTGTTCTCTGCCCTGTTTGAAGGCAGCCAGACATGGCCATCAGAGGTTCCTGAAGCTGACCTGTCCTCCATTGACCCCTCGTTGACAGGTCGTCTCATGCCCTTCCAGAGAGACGGTGTCAA CTTTGCGGTGTCCAAAGATGGCCGCCTCCTCCTGGCTGATGACATGGGACTGGGGAAGACAGTTCAGGCCATTTGCATAGCTGCCTACTACAGGAAAGAGTGGCCTTTATTAGTGGTGGCCCCTTCTTCTGTCAGATTCACCTGGGCTGAGGTACAATCACATCTATTATTAGCT GTAGCTACGTGTGATCTCCTCCTCCTGCCATGTCCAGACCCTCAGAGCTCTACAGGCAGTGGCTgcccctccctgttcccccacTTCCTGACTTTGGGACCAGGTATCAATGTGATT CTGCCGTGGGGTTGGGACTACTCTGGCTCCAGTAACCTAGGAGAACTGAAGCTGATGTTAGAGGAGAGTCTAATGCTACGCCGTCTCAAGTCAGAGGTCCTCTCTCAGCTTCCTGCCAAGCAACGCAAGGTTGTCACGGTGACCACAGACGGTATCAACACCCGCATCAAGGCAGCTCTGTCTGCCGCAGCCAAGGATCTGGCCAAgggacaacacaacaacaac AAGATGAAGCAGTCTCTTCTGGTGTTCTTTAACCACACTGCTGAGGCCAAGATTAAAGCCATCAT GGAGTACATCATGGACATGCTAGAGTGCGGAAGAGAGAAGTTCCTGGTGTTTGCTCATCACAAGCTGGTCCTGGACTTTATCACCAAGGAGTTGGGAGAGAAG GGTATCGACTACATCCGTATAGACGGCTCCACGCCGTCGTTAGAGCGGCAGCAACTGTGCGACCGGTTCCAGTTCACTGACAAGAGCTGTGTAGCGGTGCTCTCTATCACTGCAGCTAACATGGGCATCACCCTGCACTCCGCTGCTTTGGTGGTGTTTGCTGAGCTATTCTGGAACCCTGGG ATAATGATCCAGGCTGAGGACAGAGTGCACCGTATCGGTCAGACCAGCAACGTGGACATTCACTATCTGGTCGCCAAGGGAACCGCAGATGACTACCTGTG GCCCATGATCCAGGAGAAGATGCATGTTCTGGAGCAGGTGGGCCTATCAGAATCCAACCTGTCAGAGAAGGCGGAGTCTGCCAGCTTCCACTCCAAG